A genome region from Schaalia sp. 19OD2882 includes the following:
- a CDS encoding type II toxin-antitoxin system PemK/MazF family toxin: MSSPFLDMLLGLGRTFLNSVLQGAIGGTASPSSRSRRSSASSGTATRNERRRADSRPTPRSSTPSSSASTPHRSPTFSGGEGGTGVHEVTRAVALAGAQWAPADDGDADPGEVVWTWIPYEEDSSKGKDRPVVVLSRAGSGVHVAQMTSKDHDRDAAQEARWGRYWFDIGSGDWDPQGRPSEVRLNRPLWVPASEIRREGAALPRSTFEALLEAIRDCPVE; encoded by the coding sequence ATGAGCTCCCCTTTCCTCGACATGCTCCTTGGCCTTGGTCGCACTTTCCTCAACTCGGTCCTCCAAGGGGCGATCGGCGGAACCGCTTCGCCGTCAAGCCGCTCACGCAGGTCGAGTGCGTCGAGTGGGACCGCCACCCGCAATGAGCGTCGACGCGCGGACTCGCGGCCGACGCCGCGTTCGTCCACACCTTCCTCATCCGCTTCGACACCGCACCGCTCCCCCACCTTTTCGGGGGGCGAGGGCGGGACCGGCGTCCACGAGGTCACGCGCGCAGTTGCCTTGGCGGGTGCGCAGTGGGCGCCGGCCGACGACGGGGACGCCGATCCGGGTGAGGTCGTGTGGACGTGGATCCCGTACGAGGAGGACTCGTCCAAGGGGAAGGACCGGCCCGTGGTCGTGCTCTCACGCGCCGGCAGCGGGGTGCACGTCGCACAGATGACGTCGAAGGACCATGACCGGGACGCGGCGCAGGAGGCACGCTGGGGCCGCTACTGGTTCGACATCGGCAGCGGCGACTGGGACCCGCAGGGGCGTCCTTCCGAGGTGCGTCTCAACCGCCCTCTGTGGGTGCCTGCCTCTGAGATCAGGCGCGAGGGAGCCGCCCTGCCCCGTTCCACTTTCGAGGCGTTGCTGGAGGCGATCCGCGACTGTCCGGTGGAGTGA
- the rpsT gene encoding 30S ribosomal protein S20, translating into MANIKSQMKRIRTNEKRRVRNQAIKSELKTLVRRAREAVEAGDKEAAVEALRVASRKLDKAVSKGVIHKNQAANRKSKLAHRVASLG; encoded by the coding sequence GTGGCGAACATCAAGTCCCAGATGAAGCGGATCCGCACCAACGAGAAGCGTCGCGTGCGCAACCAGGCCATCAAGTCCGAGCTGAAGACCCTCGTGCGCAGGGCCCGCGAAGCCGTCGAGGCCGGCGACAAGGAGGCCGCTGTCGAGGCCCTGCGTGTCGCCTCGCGCAAACTCGACAAGGCCGTCTCGAAGGGCGTCATCCACAAGAACCAGGCCGCGAACCGCAAGTCCAAGCTCGCGCATCGCGTGGCCTCCCTCGGCTGA
- the holA gene encoding DNA polymerase III subunit delta gives MAGRAPRRGTPAPVKVELAPVVLVKGSEGLLADRATAKLRALALQADPNVERTELGAATYQAGQLEVITSPSLFGEARLVTVPDLEALNEALQEDLLAYLVAPAPDVWLILRHPGGNARGKKVTDAVAKAGFPVIAAEPLKKDADKLDLLRADAKERGRALDNDAAQMLVEALGEDVRSMAAALAQLMDDVEGRITVEHVRTYHGGRVEAKGFDVADAAIAGQSARALTLLRHSLATGTDPVPLVAALAMKVRQLAKASICGSAQAAGMSPWLFDKVRRDLRGWDDTSLAAAVEAVALADEEVKGLSKDPHRAIEKAVITVCRLRGSR, from the coding sequence ATGGCAGGACGCGCGCCTCGAAGGGGGACACCGGCCCCGGTGAAGGTGGAACTGGCTCCCGTCGTCCTGGTCAAAGGATCCGAAGGACTGCTTGCCGACCGTGCCACCGCGAAACTGCGGGCCCTTGCGCTGCAAGCGGACCCGAATGTCGAACGCACCGAACTGGGTGCCGCCACCTACCAGGCGGGACAATTGGAAGTCATCACCTCGCCCTCACTCTTCGGTGAGGCGCGACTGGTCACCGTGCCCGACCTGGAAGCACTCAACGAGGCCCTTCAAGAAGACCTCCTGGCCTACTTGGTTGCACCGGCGCCCGACGTGTGGCTGATCCTCAGACACCCGGGCGGAAACGCCAGGGGCAAGAAGGTCACCGACGCTGTCGCCAAGGCCGGATTCCCCGTCATTGCGGCCGAACCCCTGAAGAAGGACGCCGACAAACTCGACCTGCTGCGCGCCGACGCCAAGGAACGTGGGCGTGCCCTGGACAATGACGCCGCTCAGATGCTGGTCGAGGCCCTGGGGGAGGACGTGAGGTCCATGGCGGCGGCCCTCGCCCAGCTCATGGACGATGTCGAGGGGCGCATCACCGTCGAACACGTGCGCACCTACCACGGGGGTCGGGTGGAGGCGAAGGGATTCGACGTTGCCGATGCAGCCATTGCCGGGCAGAGTGCCCGCGCGCTCACCCTGCTGCGTCACTCCTTGGCCACCGGTACCGACCCGGTGCCCCTTGTCGCCGCCCTGGCCATGAAGGTCCGCCAACTGGCCAAGGCATCGATCTGCGGTTCGGCCCAGGCGGCGGGCATGAGCCCGTGGCTCTTCGACAAGGTCCGCCGCGATCTGCGCGGATGGGATGACACGAGTCTTGCGGCGGCCGTCGAGGCCGTCGCCTTGGCCGACGAGGAGGTCAAGGGCCTGTCGAAGGACCCACATCGGGCGATCGAGAAGGCCGTCATCACCGTGTGCAGACTCCGCGGCAGCCGCTGA